A single window of [Clostridium] hylemonae DSM 15053 DNA harbors:
- a CDS encoding APC family permease: protein MEQKRELKKNLGVATAMALVVGCVIGSGVFFKPQAIYTATGGAPGLGMIAWVITGLASIAAALTFAEVAIMIPKTGGMVAYLEEIYNPVVGFLAGWVQTILFYPAMISALAVVCAQQAGLFIGEGFTVPLAIGIIILIIFLNNLGSKVGGSIQVVFTICKLIPLILLMIFGFVKGSGANPIFSPMVGDGLSPAVVLGQLMVAILFAFEGWTGVGAIAGEMKNPSRDLPIAIVGGVSVIMGVYFIINIAYLWVLPASELATLTAPASAVALKVFGDIGGKIISVGIMISVFGACNGFVLSGSRVAYSLAAEGNFPYSRNLAKLNNAQVPTNSIILVGGIGCIYAISGQFNLLTDLAVFSSWTFYTLTFIGVMKLRKDRPDAVRTYKVPLYPVVPIIAVVSGVYVIINQLFMSGLQSTVLSVGSIVIMLIGLPVYSVVMKNKEKKKTAANAEKILT, encoded by the coding sequence ATGGAACAAAAACGGGAATTGAAGAAAAATTTAGGTGTGGCGACTGCCATGGCTCTGGTCGTGGGCTGTGTGATCGGGTCCGGCGTGTTTTTTAAGCCGCAGGCTATTTATACGGCAACGGGAGGGGCTCCCGGGCTTGGAATGATCGCCTGGGTCATCACAGGTCTCGCAAGTATTGCCGCGGCTCTTACTTTTGCGGAAGTAGCGATCATGATACCGAAGACAGGGGGAATGGTTGCTTACCTGGAAGAAATCTATAATCCGGTAGTTGGCTTTCTGGCGGGATGGGTACAGACGATCCTGTTTTACCCTGCTATGATCTCGGCGCTTGCGGTTGTGTGCGCGCAGCAGGCAGGTCTTTTTATCGGGGAAGGCTTTACTGTGCCGCTTGCGATCGGCATCATAATTTTGATCATATTTTTAAATAACCTCGGCTCGAAGGTCGGGGGGAGCATCCAGGTTGTATTTACCATATGTAAACTGATCCCGCTCATTCTTCTGATGATTTTTGGATTTGTAAAAGGCAGCGGCGCAAACCCCATCTTCAGCCCTATGGTTGGTGACGGACTGAGTCCGGCGGTGGTGCTCGGGCAGCTCATGGTCGCCATATTATTTGCCTTTGAAGGGTGGACCGGGGTCGGCGCGATCGCGGGAGAGATGAAAAATCCAAGCAGAGACCTTCCGATCGCGATCGTCGGCGGTGTGTCTGTGATCATGGGCGTATACTTTATCATCAATATCGCTTATCTGTGGGTGCTTCCGGCAAGTGAACTGGCGACGCTCACGGCTCCGGCATCCGCGGTGGCTCTGAAGGTGTTCGGTGACATCGGCGGGAAGATCATCTCGGTCGGCATCATGATATCCGTGTTCGGAGCCTGCAACGGCTTTGTGCTGTCCGGCTCGAGAGTGGCCTATTCTCTGGCAGCGGAAGGCAATTTCCCGTACAGCCGTAATCTTGCGAAGCTGAACAATGCACAGGTTCCAACAAATTCGATCATCCTCGTCGGCGGGATCGGCTGTATCTATGCCATCAGCGGGCAGTTTAACCTGCTCACAGACCTGGCCGTATTCTCAAGCTGGACCTTCTATACGCTGACCTTTATCGGTGTGATGAAGTTAAGGAAAGACCGCCCGGACGCAGTGAGAACATATAAGGTGCCGCTGTACCCGGTCGTGCCCATCATTGCTGTCGTCAGCGGAGTGTATGTGATCATTAACCAGCTGTTCATGTCGGGGCTCCAGTCAACGGTGCTCTCAGTGGGAAGTATTGTCATTATGTTAATAGGCCTTCCGGTGTATTCTGTAGTTATGAAAAACAAAGAAAAGAAAAAAACTGCAGCAAATGCCGAAAAAATATTGACGTAG
- the rpsU gene encoding 30S ribosomal protein S21 has product MSNVIVKENETLDSALRRFKRNCAKAGIQQEIRKREHYEKPSVRRKKKSEAARKRKYN; this is encoded by the coding sequence ATGTCAAATGTAATCGTAAAAGAAAACGAGACGTTAGATAGCGCTTTACGCAGATTCAAAAGAAACTGCGCCAAAGCGGGCATTCAGCAGGAAATTCGTAAAAGAGAACATTACGAAAAGCCAAGCGTAAGACGTAAGAAAAAGTCTGAAGCTGCTAGAAAACGTAAGTATAACTAA
- a CDS encoding putative ABC transporter permease — MWWNKVIFGWSAYHVVLWFLVYSILGWFVESVYMSLCNRKITNRGFARCPVCPIYGVGALTVFFMLQPYSEHPVKLFFMGMLLATSIEFITAGIMNKIFGEIWWDYRRKPFNYKGIICLESSIAWGFYTLALFAFLQNMIVDIVGVIPVMIGRIGGSILIIVYAVDFFITLYREKKEDIPERLWQVKDRLLDKLSKE, encoded by the coding sequence ATGTGGTGGAATAAAGTGATATTTGGCTGGAGCGCGTATCATGTCGTGCTGTGGTTCCTTGTTTACAGTATACTCGGATGGTTTGTGGAATCTGTCTACATGTCATTGTGCAACCGGAAAATAACAAACCGGGGGTTTGCGCGGTGTCCGGTATGTCCCATTTACGGCGTTGGAGCGCTGACTGTATTTTTTATGCTGCAGCCGTACAGTGAACATCCCGTGAAGCTGTTTTTTATGGGAATGCTGCTTGCCACGTCTATCGAATTTATCACAGCCGGAATCATGAACAAGATATTCGGTGAGATATGGTGGGATTACCGCCGGAAACCATTTAATTATAAAGGGATCATATGTCTGGAGAGCTCTATTGCCTGGGGGTTCTACACGCTGGCGTTGTTTGCTTTCCTCCAGAATATGATAGTTGACATCGTGGGTGTCATACCTGTTATGATAGGAAGGATCGGCGGAAGCATTTTGATCATTGTTTATGCGGTGGATTTCTTCATTACTTTATACAGGGAGAAAAAGGAAGATATTCCGGAACGTCTATGGCAGGTAAAGGACAGACTGCTGGACAAGCTGTCGAAGGAATGA
- a CDS encoding aspartate aminotransferase family protein, which yields MRLRETGLTAEELKAMTDKYMVETYPRYDFVAERAEGMYLYDEKGNAYLDFYGGVAVNSVGNRNHRVIEAVKEQADDIVHTFNYPYTVPQALLAKKICDTVGMDKIFYQNSGAEANECMIKMARKYGTDKYGKNRYHIITAKNGFHGRTYGAMSATGQPDSAVQEGFMPVVPGFSYAEFNNLEDFASKVTADTIAVMIEPVQGEGGVYPATREFMEGLRKLCDDKEMLLLLDEVQTGWGRTGAAMAYMGYGVMPDAVSMAKAMGGGVPIGACCARTEVAEALSAGSHGSTYGGNALACAAALASVSEILDNNLSENARTVGKYLRKKLAELPHVKEVRGRGLLVGCEYDIPIAADVKWNALKRRVLITAIGDSVNRMTPPLTAEKKHVDRLVAAMREAIEEAAEEQIVKAG from the coding sequence ATGAGACTGAGAGAAACCGGGCTTACGGCCGAAGAATTGAAGGCAATGACAGATAAGTATATGGTAGAGACTTATCCAAGGTATGATTTTGTCGCTGAGCGGGCGGAAGGAATGTACCTCTATGATGAGAAAGGAAATGCCTATCTTGACTTTTACGGAGGAGTCGCTGTAAACAGTGTGGGAAACAGAAATCACAGGGTGATAGAAGCAGTCAAAGAACAGGCGGATGATATCGTGCATACGTTTAACTATCCGTATACGGTTCCGCAGGCGCTGCTTGCAAAGAAAATTTGTGACACAGTAGGGATGGACAAAATATTTTATCAGAATTCAGGAGCAGAAGCGAATGAATGCATGATCAAGATGGCGAGAAAATATGGAACAGACAAATACGGAAAGAATCGTTATCATATTATAACGGCAAAGAATGGATTCCATGGAAGAACCTATGGCGCTATGTCGGCTACAGGGCAGCCGGACAGTGCCGTCCAGGAAGGTTTTATGCCTGTGGTTCCGGGATTTTCATACGCAGAATTCAACAACCTGGAAGATTTTGCATCCAAGGTGACCGCAGATACGATAGCTGTCATGATCGAGCCTGTGCAGGGAGAAGGAGGTGTATATCCGGCTACAAGAGAGTTCATGGAAGGACTGAGAAAACTTTGTGATGACAAGGAGATGCTTCTTCTGCTGGATGAAGTGCAGACTGGATGGGGAAGAACGGGCGCCGCAATGGCGTATATGGGATATGGAGTCATGCCGGATGCCGTTTCGATGGCAAAGGCCATGGGCGGCGGCGTGCCGATCGGAGCCTGTTGTGCAAGAACGGAAGTTGCCGAAGCCTTAAGCGCCGGGAGTCATGGTTCTACTTACGGCGGAAATGCACTTGCATGTGCAGCGGCGCTTGCTTCTGTATCAGAGATTCTGGACAACAACTTAAGTGAAAATGCCAGGACAGTAGGAAAATATCTCAGAAAAAAGCTCGCAGAACTTCCCCATGTTAAAGAAGTCAGAGGGCGCGGCCTGCTTGTGGGCTGCGAATATGATATTCCGATCGCGGCAGACGTGAAATGGAATGCCCTGAAAAGAAGGGTGCTCATAACAGCTATCGGGGACAGTGTGAACCGGATGACTCCGCCGCTGACGGCTGAAAAGAAGCATGTAGACAGACTTGTGGCAGCCATGAGAGAAGCTATAGAAGAAGCGGCAGAAGAACAGATAGTCAAAGCAGGCTGA
- a CDS encoding Maf family protein: MKYILASASPRRKELLAQAGFAFDIIPADIEETISGGTPPEIVMNLARQKALHVCRTLSEDTCTVIGADTIVVYKDEILGKPSGRGEALDMLSLLSDRTHQVYTGVSLVTGSARTPAVHTFYEVTDVTFYPISRHDMQDYIATGDPFDKAGAYGIQGPFAIHVKCIKGDYNNVVGLPIARLYHELDRSAFHGH; encoded by the coding sequence ATGAAATATATACTGGCTTCTGCGTCACCGCGCAGAAAGGAATTATTGGCCCAGGCCGGCTTTGCCTTTGATATTATCCCGGCTGATATAGAAGAGACGATCTCCGGCGGCACTCCGCCCGAGATCGTAATGAATCTGGCCCGCCAGAAGGCGCTTCATGTATGCCGGACACTGTCAGAAGATACATGTACTGTCATCGGCGCCGACACGATCGTTGTATACAAGGACGAGATACTCGGAAAACCTTCCGGACGCGGGGAGGCGCTTGATATGCTCTCCCTTCTGTCCGACCGCACACATCAGGTATATACCGGCGTCTCACTTGTTACAGGAAGCGCCCGGACACCGGCGGTCCACACTTTTTATGAAGTGACGGATGTAACGTTTTATCCTATTTCCCGCCATGATATGCAGGACTATATCGCTACAGGAGATCCTTTTGACAAGGCGGGAGCCTATGGTATTCAGGGACCCTTTGCCATTCATGTAAAATGCATTAAGGGCGACTATAACAATGTCGTCGGGCTGCCCATCGCACGTCTATATCACGAATTAGACAGGAGTGCGTTCCATGGACACTGA
- a CDS encoding prolyl-tRNA synthetase associated domain-containing protein — MYISEITTTAPTDERMPLERKMYETLDKLKIPYERVDNDPAASMEECAAVDKAIGTEIRKNVFLCNQKKTTFFLLVMPADKAFDTASFSKKLGVSHMSFAPPEKMLEHLGTTPGSASVAGLLNDEDDYVQVIVDKEVAESEWFGCNPGINTSHLKFKTKDLLTKFLPHVHHRARIVEL, encoded by the coding sequence ATGTACATCAGTGAGATTACGACTACTGCACCCACCGATGAGAGGATGCCGCTGGAACGGAAAATGTATGAGACACTCGATAAATTGAAAATACCGTATGAGCGTGTGGATAATGATCCTGCGGCTTCGATGGAGGAATGCGCGGCTGTCGACAAGGCGATCGGAACGGAGATCCGTAAAAATGTATTTCTCTGCAATCAGAAGAAGACGACATTTTTCCTTCTGGTCATGCCTGCGGACAAGGCCTTTGACACAGCTTCTTTCAGTAAGAAACTGGGCGTGTCCCACATGTCGTTCGCTCCGCCGGAGAAGATGCTGGAGCACCTTGGCACTACTCCTGGTTCTGCAAGCGTGGCAGGACTTCTGAACGATGAGGATGACTATGTACAGGTGATCGTGGATAAGGAAGTGGCGGAGAGTGAGTGGTTTGGGTGCAACCCCGGAATTAATACGAGCCATCTGAAGTTTAAGACAAAGGATCTGCTCACGAAGTTTCTGCCTCATGTGCATCACAGGGCAAGGATCGTTGAGCTCTGA
- a CDS encoding ABC-ATPase domain-containing protein translates to MKSETELKQLLYSIDHKGYPAYKGTRGSYRFGSYELSIDHVQGDPFAALSKLSVKVAGRTAGFPGRLYDTKYKRIALQDYVTRQFAAQAGRYTFQAKGSGKSGIISVTRCGQEVLERTSCTIEERTGDVTVRFEVGFPANGRTINARELIKILYDYLPACVEKSMMYKELNAGKVEKVMELSVDREFIREELKRLDLAAFVANGSILPRESGVSQRPMKDAVAFVSPGSMEVTLELPYKGTLTGMGVKKGITLIVGGGYHGKSTLLKALEAGVYPHISGDGREYVVTDSTAVKLRAEDGRSIKHTDISMFINDLPNGKDTNAFYTEDASGSTSQAANVVESLEAGAKVFLIDEDTSATNFMVRDELMQQVIHRDMEPITPFIERVGDLYKTYGISTIIVAGSSGAYFQVADEIIQMDRYVPKEITEAAKAAAREYPSLELPGDKPEMPEFKRFVRSNPDLKQKGRIKIKTLGKDGVQLNHDTIDLRYVEQLADAEQLTCLGHIVKYMEEHMMDGRTTMQQLIEKLAAQMDSSGFKVICEESYLPGNLAMPRKQEIYACLNRYRRLGTR, encoded by the coding sequence ATGAAATCAGAAACAGAGTTAAAACAGTTGTTATACAGCATTGACCATAAGGGGTATCCGGCATATAAGGGTACGAGAGGCAGTTACCGGTTCGGCAGTTATGAATTGTCCATTGACCATGTTCAGGGCGATCCATTTGCCGCCCTGTCGAAGCTGAGTGTGAAAGTGGCGGGCCGCACCGCGGGATTTCCCGGCCGGCTGTATGATACAAAATATAAGCGCATTGCGCTTCAGGACTACGTGACGAGACAGTTTGCCGCCCAGGCCGGCCGTTATACGTTTCAGGCGAAAGGCTCAGGTAAGAGCGGCATTATTTCGGTGACCCGCTGCGGACAGGAGGTGCTGGAGCGGACATCCTGTACGATCGAGGAGCGAACGGGTGACGTGACAGTGCGGTTTGAAGTCGGATTTCCCGCAAACGGACGTACGATCAATGCAAGAGAGCTGATCAAGATACTATATGATTATCTGCCTGCGTGTGTGGAAAAATCCATGATGTACAAGGAGCTGAACGCCGGCAAAGTAGAGAAAGTCATGGAACTGAGTGTGGACAGGGAATTTATACGGGAGGAATTAAAGCGGCTTGACCTTGCGGCCTTCGTAGCCAACGGTTCGATTCTTCCGAGAGAGTCCGGAGTTTCCCAGAGACCGATGAAGGACGCGGTTGCATTTGTGTCGCCGGGATCAATGGAAGTCACGCTTGAACTGCCTTATAAAGGAACACTCACCGGCATGGGAGTGAAAAAGGGGATCACACTTATCGTTGGCGGCGGATATCACGGTAAGTCAACGCTGCTCAAAGCGCTGGAAGCCGGGGTATATCCGCACATTTCCGGGGACGGAAGGGAATATGTCGTTACGGACAGCACCGCAGTCAAATTAAGGGCAGAAGACGGGAGAAGCATCAAACATACGGATATCTCCATGTTCATCAATGACCTGCCGAACGGGAAAGATACAAACGCATTTTACACCGAGGATGCCAGCGGCAGTACATCGCAGGCTGCCAATGTGGTAGAGAGTCTTGAGGCGGGGGCGAAAGTATTTCTCATAGATGAGGATACAAGCGCCACGAACTTTATGGTCCGGGATGAACTGATGCAGCAGGTCATCCACCGCGATATGGAGCCGATCACGCCATTTATAGAGCGGGTCGGTGACTTGTATAAGACGTACGGTATCTCCACCATTATCGTGGCCGGCAGCTCCGGGGCTTATTTCCAGGTGGCGGACGAGATCATACAGATGGACCGTTACGTGCCGAAGGAAATTACCGAAGCGGCAAAAGCGGCCGCAAGAGAATATCCAAGCCTGGAACTGCCGGGCGATAAGCCGGAAATGCCGGAATTCAAGAGATTCGTAAGGAGCAATCCGGACCTGAAGCAGAAGGGGCGCATCAAGATAAAGACGCTCGGAAAAGACGGGGTACAGCTGAACCACGATACGATCGATCTGCGGTATGTGGAACAGCTGGCGGATGCAGAGCAGCTTACCTGTCTTGGCCATATCGTAAAATATATGGAAGAACATATGATGGACGGCAGGACAACGATGCAGCAGCTCATAGAAAAGCTGGCGGCTCAAATGGACAGCTCTGGGTTTAAAGTGATCTGTGAAGAGTCCTATCTTCCGGGAAATCTTGCAATGCCGAGAAAACAGGAGATCTACGCATGCCTGAACCGTTACAGACGGTTGGGGACACGTTAA
- a CDS encoding D-alanyl-D-alanine carboxypeptidase family protein: protein MKRFFALLICVFLCTQSVALAAPPDNTLLYEEDTGQEQEKNNEAGADDGTDAGSDSESGQDAASGLTVSAPSAVLMEASTGQVIYEKDADEQRPPASVTKIMTLLLIFDALKDGKIKLDDSVSTSEFAASMGGSQVFLEPGETQTVDTMIKCIAVASANDACVAMAEYICGNEEEFVKNMNERAKGLGMTNTHFVNCNGLDTDGHLTTARDIALMSRELITTYPQIRDYSMIWMENITHTTNKGTTEFGLTNTNKLVRQYEYATGLKTGSTDKAKYCVSATAEKNGMELIAVIMAAPDHKARFSDATTLLNYGFGKCNKYEEDKIASIKPVSLSRGVKKTVKAEQTEPFAYIDTTGADLNSIEKKKVMKKKLKAPIKKGTKIGEMKYYLAGKEIGSKDIVAGETVDEVSYQSALKDALNDLLL, encoded by the coding sequence ATGAAGCGATTCTTTGCTCTACTAATATGCGTATTTTTATGTACCCAGTCTGTCGCTCTTGCCGCACCGCCGGACAATACCCTCCTCTACGAAGAGGACACGGGCCAGGAGCAGGAGAAAAACAACGAGGCCGGCGCTGATGACGGCACAGACGCCGGTTCGGATTCCGAATCCGGCCAGGATGCCGCTTCCGGTCTTACGGTCTCCGCACCGTCGGCTGTCCTTATGGAGGCGTCCACCGGGCAGGTGATCTATGAAAAGGATGCCGACGAGCAGCGGCCGCCGGCCAGCGTGACGAAGATCATGACGCTGCTGCTCATATTCGACGCTTTAAAGGACGGTAAAATCAAATTGGACGATTCTGTATCGACGTCCGAGTTTGCCGCCTCTATGGGCGGTTCTCAGGTCTTCCTGGAACCCGGCGAGACACAGACCGTCGACACGATGATAAAATGTATCGCAGTGGCCTCGGCAAATGATGCCTGCGTTGCCATGGCAGAATACATATGTGGAAATGAGGAAGAATTTGTCAAGAACATGAATGAACGGGCCAAAGGACTCGGCATGACCAATACACATTTTGTGAACTGCAATGGTCTTGATACAGACGGACACCTCACGACAGCCAGGGACATCGCTTTAATGTCCCGCGAATTGATCACTACATACCCGCAGATCCGGGACTATTCCATGATATGGATGGAAAACATAACACATACCACCAATAAAGGAACTACCGAATTCGGACTGACCAATACAAACAAGCTCGTACGACAGTACGAATATGCGACCGGCCTGAAAACCGGCTCCACAGACAAAGCCAAATACTGCGTCTCCGCCACCGCTGAGAAAAACGGCATGGAACTGATCGCGGTCATCATGGCTGCCCCGGACCATAAGGCACGGTTCAGCGACGCCACCACGCTGCTGAACTATGGCTTTGGAAAGTGCAACAAATACGAGGAGGACAAAATCGCCTCCATCAAGCCCGTCTCACTGTCGCGGGGCGTAAAAAAAACAGTCAAGGCTGAGCAGACAGAGCCATTTGCGTACATAGATACTACCGGGGCGGATCTGAACAGCATAGAAAAGAAAAAGGTTATGAAAAAGAAACTAAAAGCTCCGATAAAAAAAGGAACCAAAATCGGTGAGATGAAATATTATCTGGCCGGAAAAGAAATCGGCAGCAAAGATATCGTGGCTGGAGAAACCGTAGATGAAGTAAGTTACCAGAGCGCGTTGAAAGACGCCCTGAACGACCTGCTGCTCTAG
- a CDS encoding aminopeptidase P family protein, translating into MNIPERLTALRALMAEKGFDIYMVPTDDNHQSEYVGEHFKARAFITGFTGSAGTAVITQDEAGLWTDGRYFIQAARQLEGSGVKLFKMGEPGVPSVEEFITDMLPENGTLGFDGRVVAMGEGQALEAAVAPKNGTIDYSEDLIDKIWTDRPPLSEEPAFALGETYTGESTAEKLARIRGAMKAAGADIHVIAALDDVCWTTNLRGNDIEFFPLLLSYAVITMDEMKLYIDEKKLTGDMKAKLAADHISLHPYNAVYEDVKNFKDTDAILVDPSRLNYALYNNIPKGAKIIEQDNPTIVMKAMKNDTELKNIVNAHVKDGVAVTKFMYWLKQNVGETEITELSAADKLEEFRREQEGYLWQSFEPICGFGEHGAIVHYTSTPETNVPLKEGSLFLTDTGGGYYEGSTDITRTFALGDVPENMKEDFTAVLKCNLHLAAAVFLYGTTGYNLDVLARQPLWERGQNFNHGTGHGVGYLMNIHEAPTGFRCAIREKEKHPLEPGMVITNEPGLYIEGSHGIRTENEMVVRKGDCTEYGQFLYFEPITYVPIDLDAVKPELLSQADKDQLNAYHAKVYDIVSPHLSEDEKEWLRRYTRAI; encoded by the coding sequence ATGAATATACCAGAAAGACTCACCGCTCTGCGTGCTTTGATGGCAGAAAAGGGCTTCGACATCTATATGGTGCCGACAGACGACAATCATCAGAGTGAATATGTTGGGGAACATTTCAAAGCAAGAGCATTTATCACCGGATTTACCGGTTCTGCCGGAACCGCCGTGATCACACAGGACGAGGCCGGCCTGTGGACAGACGGGAGGTACTTTATCCAGGCTGCCAGGCAGCTTGAGGGAAGCGGCGTCAAGCTGTTCAAAATGGGGGAACCGGGCGTACCTTCTGTTGAAGAATTTATCACAGATATGCTTCCGGAAAACGGAACGTTGGGATTTGACGGACGTGTCGTTGCGATGGGGGAAGGACAGGCTCTTGAAGCGGCCGTTGCCCCAAAAAACGGAACGATCGATTATTCCGAGGACCTGATCGACAAGATATGGACTGACCGTCCGCCGCTTTCAGAGGAGCCTGCCTTTGCTCTTGGGGAAACATATACGGGCGAATCTACAGCCGAAAAGCTAGCGCGTATCCGCGGGGCCATGAAAGCCGCAGGCGCGGATATCCACGTTATCGCGGCGCTGGATGACGTCTGCTGGACGACAAATCTGCGCGGCAATGATATCGAATTTTTCCCGCTTCTGCTCTCCTATGCTGTCATCACAATGGATGAAATGAAGCTTTACATCGACGAGAAGAAGCTGACTGGGGACATGAAAGCAAAGCTTGCGGCGGATCATATTTCCCTGCATCCTTACAATGCGGTGTATGAAGATGTAAAAAATTTTAAGGACACCGATGCCATACTCGTGGATCCTTCCAGATTGAACTATGCGCTGTATAATAATATCCCGAAAGGCGCAAAGATAATTGAACAGGACAATCCGACGATCGTCATGAAGGCCATGAAAAATGACACGGAGCTTAAAAATATCGTCAATGCGCATGTTAAGGACGGTGTAGCTGTCACAAAGTTCATGTACTGGCTGAAACAAAATGTCGGTGAGACAGAGATCACCGAACTCAGCGCTGCCGACAAACTGGAGGAATTCCGCAGGGAACAGGAAGGTTATCTCTGGCAGAGCTTTGAACCGATCTGCGGATTCGGCGAACACGGGGCGATCGTGCACTATACCTCCACTCCCGAGACAAATGTCCCTCTGAAGGAAGGTTCTCTCTTCCTGACCGATACCGGCGGAGGATACTATGAAGGTTCCACCGATATCACCAGAACCTTTGCCCTTGGTGATGTTCCGGAAAATATGAAGGAAGATTTCACTGCTGTTCTCAAATGCAATCTCCATCTTGCCGCCGCAGTGTTCCTCTACGGGACTACGGGTTATAATCTGGATGTGCTCGCGAGACAGCCGCTCTGGGAGCGCGGCCAGAACTTCAATCACGGTACCGGCCACGGCGTAGGATACTTGATGAATATCCACGAGGCGCCTACCGGCTTCCGCTGCGCGATCCGCGAAAAGGAAAAACATCCGCTGGAGCCCGGCATGGTCATAACGAATGAACCGGGACTTTACATTGAAGGTTCCCACGGCATCCGAACAGAAAACGAGATGGTCGTAAGAAAAGGTGACTGTACGGAATATGGACAGTTCCTCTATTTTGAACCGATCACCTATGTGCCGATAGATCTGGACGCCGTCAAGCCGGAACTGCTGTCCCAGGCAGATAAGGATCAGCTGAATGCATACCATGCGAAAGTATACGACATCGTCTCCCCTCATCTGAGCGAAGACGAAAAAGAATGGCTCAGACGATACACAAGAGCAATTTAA
- a CDS encoding HAD-IIA family hydrolase — protein sequence MLKEKKYFLFDIDGTLAVDDVLFDGSRELIAHIASIGGRSFYITNNSTKSRKDYMEKFKRWGIQTDEDQFITASYAACRYLKEQYHGRKLFVMGTPSFVEEVKSCGFEVTEQAEKDVACVVVGFDRTLCYDKVEAACELLFRPEVDYIGTNPDYRCPTSFGFVPDCGGICEMLNVTVDRTPRYAGKPDKGIVTMCMEQVGAKPEEVLVVGDRLYTDIACGIRAGVETALVFTGEAKEKDLAQTEFRPDHVYRDIRQLYEDFRGQGE from the coding sequence ATGTTAAAAGAGAAAAAGTATTTTTTATTTGATATTGACGGCACTCTCGCTGTGGATGACGTGCTGTTTGACGGAAGCCGGGAGCTTATCGCTCATATCGCGTCGATCGGAGGCCGTTCCTTCTACATTACGAACAATTCTACGAAAAGCAGAAAAGACTATATGGAAAAATTTAAGCGGTGGGGCATCCAGACGGACGAAGACCAGTTTATCACGGCGTCCTATGCCGCCTGCCGGTATCTGAAAGAGCAGTATCACGGCAGGAAGCTCTTTGTCATGGGAACGCCTTCCTTTGTGGAAGAAGTAAAAAGCTGCGGATTTGAAGTGACGGAGCAGGCTGAAAAAGATGTTGCGTGCGTGGTGGTCGGGTTTGACAGAACGCTTTGTTACGACAAGGTGGAGGCAGCCTGTGAACTGCTGTTCCGGCCGGAGGTAGATTATATTGGCACAAATCCGGATTACAGATGTCCGACGTCCTTTGGGTTTGTCCCGGACTGCGGCGGCATATGCGAAATGCTGAATGTGACCGTGGACCGGACTCCGCGTTATGCAGGCAAACCAGATAAAGGGATCGTGACGATGTGTATGGAACAGGTGGGGGCAAAGCCTGAGGAAGTGCTTGTTGTGGGAGACCGTCTGTATACGGATATCGCATGCGGCATCCGGGCAGGTGTGGAGACCGCCCTCGTATTCACGGGAGAAGCGAAGGAGAAAGACCTTGCCCAAACCGAATTTCGGCCGGATCATGTGTACAGAGATATCAGGCAGCTATATGAAGACTTCCGCGGACAAGGAGAATGA